From the Candidatus Falkowbacteria bacterium genome, one window contains:
- a CDS encoding lysine biosynthesis protein LysW, which produces MTTVSCPVCNSDVIVGEEAYEHDLLTCANCGSDLEIVSLSPFKLVALGDEDESLDN; this is translated from the coding sequence ATGACAACAGTCTCGTGCCCGGTCTGCAATAGCGATGTTATCGTTGGCGAGGAAGCTTATGAGCATGATCTTCTTACCTGCGCTAATTGTGGATCTGATTTAGAGATAGTCTCTTTGTCACCTTTTAAGCTTGTTGCTTTAGGGGATGAAGATGAATCTCTTGATAACTAA